The following proteins are co-located in the Pseudomonas cavernae genome:
- a CDS encoding LysR family transcriptional regulator has translation MDKLGALSMFVATAEHGSFSRAAEQLGKTPSALTKAVSHLEADLGAQLFERSTRRTALTEAGRLYLETARQVLQRLHEAGEEIGQLQHGLHGNLRLTAPLAFGRAFLDQACAGFLVAHPQIKLRVDLSDAFVDLADGSYDLALREGRSDLPGLIVKPLGENRIVMCASPAYLAANPLAVSPETFDRHQWLIYRHPALDQSYWWMSLAGVRIRVPQPQGRLQSDNYDLLLANTLMGTGLHACPLWSVQPYLESGQLLQVMTEYDFDPDAFGPLVLAVYPSHRRATRKVQAFIDYLEQFLRAQGLA, from the coding sequence ATGGACAAGCTCGGCGCCCTGAGCATGTTTGTCGCCACCGCCGAGCACGGCAGTTTCAGCCGTGCGGCCGAGCAGCTGGGCAAGACCCCCTCGGCGTTGACCAAGGCCGTCAGCCACCTGGAGGCCGACCTGGGCGCGCAACTGTTCGAGCGCAGCACCCGGCGCACGGCGCTGACCGAGGCTGGCCGGCTCTACCTGGAAACCGCCCGTCAGGTGTTGCAGCGCCTGCATGAGGCGGGCGAGGAGATTGGCCAGCTGCAGCACGGTTTGCATGGCAACCTGAGGTTGACCGCGCCGCTGGCCTTCGGTCGGGCCTTTCTCGATCAGGCCTGTGCCGGCTTTCTCGTCGCCCATCCGCAGATCAAGTTGCGCGTGGACCTCAGCGATGCCTTCGTCGATCTGGCCGATGGCAGTTATGACTTGGCCCTGCGTGAAGGGCGTAGTGACCTGCCTGGGCTGATCGTCAAACCCTTGGGGGAAAATCGCATCGTCATGTGCGCCAGCCCGGCGTACTTGGCGGCCAATCCGCTGGCGGTGAGCCCGGAAACCTTCGACCGTCATCAGTGGCTGATCTACCGCCATCCGGCGCTGGACCAGAGCTACTGGTGGATGTCCCTGGCTGGGGTGCGCATACGCGTCCCGCAGCCGCAAGGCCGCTTGCAGAGCGACAACTACGACCTGCTGCTGGCCAATACCCTGATGGGCACGGGTCTGCACGCTTGTCCGTTGTGGAGCGTGCAGCCCTATCTGGAGAGCGGCCAGTTGCTGCAGGTGATGACGGAGTACGACTTCGACCCGGACGCTTTCGGCCCGCTGGTCCTCGCCGTTTACCCCAGCCATCGCCGGGCGACGCGCAAGGTGCAGGCATTTATCGACTATCTTGAGCAGTTTCTGCGGGCGCAGGGCCTCGCCTGA
- a CDS encoding amidohydrolase: MQRFIPNLLVAAMAFSSMEAMAAADLLLFNGKVFTAEPGQALAQAVAVENGKILKVGSDAEIKALADASTEIVDLAGKVLMPGMIDGHSHPIMAALDGMGSTLLDEVKPLPELEQWIIAEDKAGRARRADVISIAGVSSAYWEQSHELGQLFNQGRWAEQPLVLNGIDGHTGWANQAMLKRLKIDAALVKSLPEKERNYIAHGADLTPTGYLAENGWDRVRSQLPEHGEEVMLEATRQAVKINNQYGVTAWMDAATNAGAGDSVFELRPTEQSVGVLPLYRKLSELGELNAHVAALLIAYPKSKPAELEALAKVMQQFQGVPNLTFPGLKIFSDGVLEFPGQSAAVLEPFKNSQKKGELLIDPANFGKLVAAAEKHDWIVHVHAVGDRAVREALNGFEYARKLNPTPLPHSIGHIQLIDPQDFPRFKQLGVIADMQLLWATAESYTEELVKPYISDSAYRYMYPAQSLRKAGAVIAGGSDWPVSSPNPWNAIAQAGTRKGPLGVLNSAESIDRESMFYAYTINAAKALRLDQQIGSLAPGKQADLIVLDRDVFKVSDDELFETQVLKTYFAGKQVYAPES; encoded by the coding sequence ATGCAACGATTTATCCCGAACCTGTTGGTTGCCGCAATGGCTTTTTCCTCGATGGAAGCTATGGCCGCCGCCGATCTGCTGTTGTTCAACGGCAAGGTGTTCACTGCCGAGCCCGGCCAAGCGCTGGCGCAGGCAGTTGCCGTGGAAAACGGCAAAATCCTCAAAGTCGGTAGCGATGCAGAGATCAAGGCCCTCGCAGACGCCTCGACCGAGATTGTCGACCTGGCCGGCAAGGTGCTGATGCCCGGCATGATCGACGGCCACAGCCATCCGATCATGGCCGCCCTCGACGGCATGGGTTCGACCCTGCTGGATGAAGTCAAACCGCTGCCCGAACTTGAACAGTGGATCATTGCCGAGGACAAGGCCGGTCGTGCCCGTCGCGCCGACGTGATCAGCATTGCCGGGGTCAGCTCGGCGTACTGGGAGCAGAGCCATGAACTCGGGCAGCTCTTCAACCAGGGCCGCTGGGCCGAGCAGCCGCTGGTACTGAACGGTATCGACGGGCACACCGGCTGGGCCAACCAGGCCATGCTCAAACGCCTGAAAATCGACGCCGCACTGGTGAAAAGCCTGCCGGAGAAAGAGCGCAACTACATTGCCCACGGGGCCGATCTCACACCCACGGGTTACCTCGCCGAGAACGGCTGGGACCGCGTCCGCAGTCAGCTGCCCGAGCACGGCGAAGAAGTGATGCTGGAGGCCACCCGCCAGGCCGTGAAGATCAACAACCAATACGGCGTCACCGCCTGGATGGACGCCGCTACCAACGCCGGCGCCGGCGACTCAGTGTTCGAACTGCGCCCGACCGAGCAGAGCGTTGGCGTGCTGCCGCTCTACCGCAAGCTATCGGAGTTGGGCGAACTGAATGCCCACGTCGCCGCCCTGCTGATTGCCTACCCGAAAAGCAAGCCGGCTGAACTCGAGGCTTTGGCCAAGGTCATGCAGCAGTTTCAAGGCGTGCCGAACCTGACATTCCCCGGCCTCAAGATCTTTTCTGACGGCGTTCTGGAGTTCCCAGGCCAGAGCGCCGCAGTGCTCGAACCGTTCAAGAACAGCCAGAAGAAGGGCGAACTGCTGATCGACCCGGCAAACTTCGGCAAATTGGTCGCAGCCGCGGAAAAACACGACTGGATCGTGCATGTGCATGCGGTCGGCGACCGTGCCGTGCGTGAAGCGCTGAATGGTTTTGAATATGCCCGCAAGCTCAACCCAACCCCGCTGCCACACAGCATCGGCCATATCCAGCTGATCGACCCGCAGGACTTCCCGCGCTTCAAGCAGCTCGGGGTGATTGCCGACATGCAACTGCTCTGGGCCACCGCCGAGTCCTACACCGAGGAACTGGTGAAGCCTTATATCAGCGACTCCGCCTACCGCTACATGTACCCTGCGCAGTCCTTGCGCAAAGCCGGCGCGGTGATTGCCGGTGGCAGCGACTGGCCGGTCTCCAGCCCTAACCCGTGGAACGCCATCGCCCAGGCCGGCACCCGTAAAGGCCCGCTCGGCGTACTCAACAGCGCCGAAAGCATCGACCGCGAAAGCATGTTCTACGCCTACACCATCAACGCCGCCAAAGCCCTGCGTCTGGACCAGCAGATCGGTTCCCTGGCGCCCGGCAAGCAAGCTGACTTGATCGTCCTCGACCGCGATGTGTTCAAGGTCAGCGACGACGAGTTGTTCGAGACCCAGGTGCTGAAAACCTACTTCGCCGGTAAGCAGGTTTACGCCCCCGAGTCCTGA
- a CDS encoding TorF family putative porin, producing the protein MNALPILALAALALAPLCSAQAIELNDQFRLIVTPTIVSDYRASGLSQTLGDPAAQLNVVLSHASGLYAGVWTSNVDFGHDSSTRQEIEYYAGYYWQITDDISLDTYYTKYDFPRESDFNQSDVQALLDVYGVLLGAKFANNVMGPEIWDEEEENLIHPAGKDEDLSSFLIGYRTLLPAEVGFEARYEYVDYKDDVFFSNDGSSRPDYRNWEIKLNRDLIGVTWGLSYIDTDLSKTECQSFTGFDDLCGPTVVASASKTF; encoded by the coding sequence ATGAATGCTCTACCGATTCTCGCCCTTGCCGCTTTGGCTCTGGCACCGCTGTGCAGCGCCCAGGCGATCGAACTGAATGATCAGTTCCGCCTCATCGTCACCCCTACTATCGTCAGCGATTACCGCGCCAGCGGCCTCTCGCAAACCCTCGGCGACCCGGCCGCGCAGCTGAATGTCGTGCTCAGCCACGCCAGCGGCCTGTATGCCGGTGTGTGGACCTCGAATGTCGACTTTGGCCATGACTCCAGCACCCGCCAGGAAATCGAGTATTACGCCGGCTACTACTGGCAAATTACTGACGACATCAGCCTCGACACCTACTACACCAAGTACGACTTCCCCCGCGAAAGCGATTTCAACCAGAGCGATGTGCAGGCCCTGCTGGATGTCTACGGCGTGCTGCTCGGTGCCAAATTCGCCAACAACGTTATGGGCCCGGAGATCTGGGACGAAGAAGAAGAGAACCTCATTCACCCCGCCGGGAAAGACGAGGACCTGTCCTCATTTTTGATCGGCTATCGCACCCTGTTGCCGGCAGAGGTCGGTTTCGAAGCCCGCTACGAATACGTCGACTACAAGGACGACGTATTTTTCAGCAACGACGGCAGCAGCCGCCCCGACTACCGCAACTGGGAGATCAAGCTGAACCGCGACTTGATCGGCGTGACCTGGGGCCTGAGCTACATCGATACCGACCTGTCGAAAACCGAGTGCCAAAGTTTTACCGGTTTCGACGACCTGTGCGGCCCGACCGTAGTCGCCAGCGCCAGCAAGACCTTCTAA
- a CDS encoding purine-cytosine permease family protein yields the protein MTQVNDSPQRAPLIEQRSIDYIPEDERHGSLYSQFSLWLGANLQITAIVTGALAVVLGGDVFWSLIGLLVGQLFGGAVVALHAAQGPKLGLPQMISSRVQFGVYGAAIPIVLVCLMYLGFSATGAVLSGQAIAQLIEVSDSTGILIFAACIALLTLFGYRVIHLVGKVTSVLGIIAFAYLFTRLLTLNDIGLLLVNRHFDWSSFLLAVSLSASWQIAFGPYVADYSRYLPSKTSSWKTFAAVGLGTVLGAQASMVLGVFAAALAGANFRGHEVATIVGLGSTGVMAALLYLSVVLGKVTVSTLNAYGSFMCIATIISGFRGRLQIGAVQRMLFVLAIVGASTALALLGQDSFLGTFKFFILFLLTFFTPWSAINLVDYYFINKECYDIPALSDPEGRYGRWNLLGIGVYVVGVLIQLPFVDTHFYSGPLVAQLGGIDISWIVGLAVPGLLYYLAARRTVRAMPERMVLPTDPALAGQVRAQEG from the coding sequence ATGACCCAGGTCAACGATAGCCCGCAGCGCGCGCCCCTGATCGAGCAACGCTCGATCGATTACATCCCCGAGGATGAGCGCCATGGCAGCCTCTACAGCCAATTCAGCCTGTGGCTCGGCGCCAACCTGCAGATCACCGCGATAGTCACCGGCGCTTTGGCCGTGGTGCTGGGCGGCGACGTGTTCTGGTCGCTGATCGGCCTGCTGGTCGGCCAACTGTTCGGCGGCGCGGTAGTCGCCCTGCACGCCGCGCAAGGGCCCAAACTCGGGCTGCCGCAGATGATCTCCAGCCGCGTGCAGTTCGGCGTCTACGGTGCGGCCATCCCGATTGTGCTGGTGTGCCTGATGTACCTCGGCTTCAGCGCCACCGGCGCGGTGCTGTCGGGGCAGGCCATCGCCCAGTTGATCGAGGTCAGCGACAGCACCGGCATCCTGATTTTCGCCGCCTGCATCGCGCTCCTGACCCTGTTCGGTTATCGGGTCATCCACCTGGTCGGCAAGGTCACCAGCGTGCTCGGCATCATTGCCTTCGCCTACCTGTTCACCCGCCTGCTGACCCTCAACGACATCGGCCTGCTGCTGGTGAACCGCCACTTCGACTGGAGCTCCTTCCTGCTGGCGGTGTCCCTCTCGGCGTCCTGGCAGATCGCCTTCGGCCCCTATGTGGCCGACTATTCACGCTATCTGCCAAGCAAGACCTCGTCCTGGAAAACCTTCGCCGCCGTCGGCCTCGGCACCGTGCTAGGCGCCCAGGCCTCGATGGTGCTCGGGGTGTTCGCTGCAGCGTTGGCCGGCGCGAACTTCCGCGGCCATGAGGTGGCCACCATAGTCGGGCTCGGCAGCACCGGGGTGATGGCGGCCCTGCTGTATTTGAGCGTGGTGCTCGGCAAGGTCACGGTCTCCACCCTCAACGCCTACGGCAGCTTCATGTGCATCGCCACCATCATCAGCGGCTTCCGCGGGCGCCTGCAGATCGGCGCCGTGCAGCGCATGTTGTTCGTGCTGGCGATTGTCGGCGCGTCCACCGCACTCGCGCTGCTCGGCCAGGACTCGTTTCTGGGCACGTTCAAGTTCTTCATCCTGTTCCTGCTGACCTTCTTCACGCCCTGGAGCGCGATCAACCTGGTCGACTACTACTTCATCAACAAGGAGTGTTATGACATCCCGGCGCTGTCCGACCCCGAGGGCCGCTACGGCCGCTGGAATCTGCTGGGGATCGGCGTCTATGTCGTCGGCGTGTTGATTCAGCTGCCCTTCGTCGACACCCACTTCTACAGCGGGCCGCTGGTCGCACAACTCGGCGGTATCGATATTTCCTGGATAGTCGGTCTGGCGGTGCCGGGCCTGCTTTACTATCTGGCGGCCCGCCGCACCGTGCGCGCCATGCCCGAGCGCATGGTGCTGCCGACGGACCCGGCGCTGGCCGGGCAAGTGCGCGCCCAGGAAGGCTGA
- a CDS encoding helix-turn-helix domain-containing protein — protein MQIQAHKALDVDQQQRVIAGWEQHYQQMSPGAFRGQIVHLELGGVAVYEERMNTRVEQYFHAPASSLVFSFDAVDGSLYLLNGESQNTWITPENYKEVAVVLDQNYLSRLAGLDLSVLDGLFLTPLRSQHSRLFGRWLSGTLGRLLATPDQLAEENLARQLVDDCLFVLECSTRTLDDSGLRRLARDRQVVRKVFELATAFPDEHFNVLQLASVASVSVRQLQKSFTAFIGVAPNHWLRLRRLNAAHRDLLRASPGETTVAEIAMRWSFWHLGRFSEAYRQLFNELPSCTLLRRS, from the coding sequence ATGCAGATTCAAGCCCACAAGGCTTTGGATGTGGATCAGCAGCAGCGCGTCATCGCGGGCTGGGAACAGCATTACCAGCAGATGTCCCCCGGCGCCTTCCGCGGTCAGATCGTGCACCTGGAGCTGGGTGGGGTGGCGGTCTACGAGGAGCGGATGAACACCCGGGTCGAGCAATATTTTCATGCTCCGGCCAGCTCCCTGGTGTTCAGCTTCGATGCAGTCGATGGTTCGCTCTATCTGCTTAATGGCGAGAGCCAGAACACCTGGATCACCCCGGAGAACTACAAGGAAGTGGCGGTAGTGCTGGACCAGAACTACCTGAGTCGGCTCGCGGGCTTGGACCTAAGCGTTCTGGACGGGCTGTTCCTCACGCCCTTGCGATCCCAGCACAGCCGGCTGTTCGGCCGCTGGCTGAGCGGTACCCTCGGGCGCTTGCTGGCGACGCCCGATCAGCTCGCCGAGGAAAACCTGGCGAGACAGCTGGTCGATGACTGTCTGTTTGTTCTCGAGTGTTCGACCCGGACGCTCGACGATTCTGGCCTGAGGCGTTTGGCGCGCGATCGCCAGGTCGTCCGCAAGGTCTTCGAGTTGGCGACCGCCTTTCCCGATGAGCATTTCAATGTGCTGCAGCTGGCGAGTGTGGCCAGCGTATCCGTTCGCCAGCTGCAGAAGAGCTTTACCGCCTTCATCGGGGTCGCGCCGAACCACTGGCTGCGGCTGCGCCGGTTGAATGCGGCGCATCGCGACCTGCTGCGCGCCTCGCCGGGGGAAACCACGGTGGCCGAGATCGCGATGCGCTGGTCGTTCTGGCACCTGGGGCGTTTCTCCGAGGCCTATCGCCAGCTGTTCAACGAACTGCCTAGCTGCACGCTGCTGCGCCGTTCCTAA
- a CDS encoding glutamine synthetase family protein → MKGNLDRLSQWLKDNKITEVECLISDLSGIARGKISPTNKFLNERGMRLPESVLLQTVTGDYVEDEVYYDLLDPADIDMHCHPDEGAVFLVPWALEPTAQVIHDTHDKQGRPVELSPRNILKKVLRLYTERGWKPIIAPEMEFYLIQRSDDPDYPLKPPVGRSGRQETGRQSYSIEATNEFDPLFEDMYNWSEAQGLDLDTLIHEEGTAQMEINFRHGDPLHLADQIFVFKRTLREAALKHNVSATFMAKPMTGEPGSAMHLHQSVVDLQTGQNIFSNPDGSMSDLFLHHIGGLQKYIPETLPLFAPNVNSFRRFLPDTSAPVNVEWGEENRTVGLRVPDSDPQNRRVENRLPGADANPYLALAASLLCGFVGMIEAVEPSQPVQGRGYERRNLALPLTLEAALERMEQSAMLKEYLGSRFTKGFVAVKRVEHENFKQVISSWEREFLLLSA, encoded by the coding sequence ATGAAAGGCAATCTGGATCGTCTGAGCCAATGGTTGAAGGACAACAAGATCACCGAGGTCGAGTGCCTTATCTCGGATCTGAGCGGCATTGCCAGGGGCAAGATCTCGCCGACCAACAAGTTCCTCAATGAGCGGGGCATGCGCCTGCCGGAGAGCGTCTTGTTGCAGACGGTCACCGGCGACTACGTCGAGGACGAGGTCTATTACGACCTGCTCGACCCGGCCGACATCGACATGCACTGCCACCCCGACGAGGGCGCCGTGTTTCTGGTGCCTTGGGCCCTGGAACCGACGGCCCAGGTCATCCATGACACCCATGACAAGCAGGGCCGCCCGGTCGAGCTATCGCCGCGCAACATCCTCAAGAAGGTGCTCAGACTCTACACGGAGCGGGGCTGGAAGCCGATCATCGCGCCGGAAATGGAGTTCTACCTGATTCAGCGCAGCGATGACCCTGACTATCCGCTGAAGCCGCCAGTCGGCCGCTCCGGGCGCCAGGAGACGGGGCGGCAGTCCTACTCGATCGAGGCGACCAACGAGTTCGATCCGCTCTTCGAGGACATGTACAACTGGAGCGAGGCCCAGGGGCTGGACTTGGACACTCTGATCCACGAGGAAGGCACCGCGCAGATGGAGATCAACTTCCGCCACGGCGATCCGCTGCACCTGGCGGATCAGATCTTCGTCTTCAAACGGACCCTGCGCGAGGCGGCCCTCAAGCACAACGTCAGCGCGACCTTCATGGCCAAGCCGATGACCGGCGAACCGGGCAGCGCCATGCACCTGCATCAGAGCGTGGTGGACCTGCAGACCGGTCAGAACATCTTCTCCAACCCCGACGGCAGCATGAGCGACCTGTTCCTGCACCACATCGGCGGTTTGCAGAAATACATTCCCGAGACGCTGCCGCTGTTCGCCCCCAACGTCAACTCGTTCCGCCGCTTCCTGCCGGATACCTCGGCGCCGGTGAATGTGGAGTGGGGCGAGGAGAACCGCACCGTGGGCCTGCGCGTACCGGACTCGGATCCGCAGAACCGCCGGGTGGAGAATCGCCTGCCGGGCGCCGACGCCAACCCCTACCTGGCCCTGGCGGCGAGCCTGCTGTGCGGTTTCGTCGGCATGATCGAAGCCGTCGAGCCCAGCCAGCCCGTGCAGGGACGCGGCTACGAGCGGCGTAATCTGGCCCTGCCGCTGACCCTGGAGGCCGCGCTGGAGCGCATGGAGCAGTCGGCGATGCTCAAGGAGTACCTGGGTAGCCGCTTCACCAAGGGCTTCGTCGCGGTCAAGCGGGTCGAGCACGAGAACTTCAAGCAAGTGATCAGCTCCTGGGAGCGGGAATTCCTTCTGCTCAGTGCGTGA
- a CDS encoding polyamine ABC transporter substrate-binding protein encodes MKLPCPTILFAALCALSGQASAQDVVNIYNWTDYIAETTLADFQRDTGIKPVYDVFDSNETLEGKLLAGHTGYDVVVPSNHFLGRQIKAGVFQKLDLARLPNWSNLDPKLLERLQVNDPGNHYAVPYLWGTNGIGYNVTKIKQLLGVEQIDSWAVLFEPENLKKLQACGVSFMDSADETFPAMLNYMGLDPNSRRLQDYKAAESKLKSLRPYISYFHSSKYITDLANGDICIAFGYSGDVFQAMSRAEEAGNGVQIAYIVPREGGNLWFDMLSIPADAKNVEQAHAFINYLLQPAVIAKVSEHVGYANANTQADALMNEQVRHDPSIYPPAAVQQKLYVSSEQPPEIMRWINRSWNKLKSGR; translated from the coding sequence ATGAAACTTCCATGCCCAACGATTCTGTTCGCAGCCCTATGCGCCCTGAGCGGCCAGGCTTCGGCGCAGGATGTCGTGAATATCTACAACTGGACGGACTACATCGCCGAAACCACTTTGGCGGACTTCCAGCGGGACACCGGGATCAAGCCGGTTTACGACGTTTTCGATTCCAACGAGACACTCGAAGGCAAGCTCCTGGCGGGGCACACCGGCTACGACGTGGTGGTGCCCAGCAACCATTTCCTCGGCCGGCAGATCAAGGCCGGGGTCTTCCAGAAGCTGGATCTGGCCCGGCTGCCTAACTGGAGCAACCTCGATCCGAAGCTTCTGGAGCGCCTGCAGGTCAACGATCCAGGCAACCACTATGCCGTGCCCTATCTCTGGGGCACCAATGGCATCGGTTACAACGTCACCAAGATCAAGCAGCTGCTGGGTGTTGAGCAGATCGACTCCTGGGCCGTCCTGTTCGAACCGGAAAACCTGAAGAAACTTCAGGCCTGTGGCGTTTCCTTCATGGACTCCGCAGACGAGACCTTTCCCGCCATGCTCAACTATATGGGGCTGGACCCCAACAGCAGACGCCTGCAGGACTACAAGGCGGCCGAGAGCAAACTGAAGAGCTTGCGTCCTTACATCAGTTACTTCCATTCCTCCAAATACATCACTGACCTCGCCAATGGGGATATCTGCATCGCCTTCGGCTACTCCGGCGACGTATTCCAGGCCATGAGCCGCGCCGAGGAGGCCGGTAATGGGGTCCAGATCGCCTATATAGTGCCCCGCGAGGGCGGCAATCTCTGGTTCGACATGCTGAGCATCCCGGCCGATGCCAAGAATGTTGAACAAGCCCATGCCTTCATCAACTACCTGCTGCAGCCGGCGGTTATCGCCAAAGTCAGCGAGCATGTCGGCTACGCCAATGCCAATACCCAGGCGGATGCGCTGATGAACGAGCAGGTCAGGCATGACCCCTCCATTTATCCCCCGGCAGCGGTGCAGCAGAAGCTCTATGTCTCGTCGGAGCAGCCACCCGAAATCATGCGTTGGATTAATCGCTCGTGGAACAAGCTCAAGTCCGGCCGCTAA
- a CDS encoding NAD(P)/FAD-dependent oxidoreductase, with translation MSSTLIAPPTYYFATRNRSLDCPPLEGSAQADVCIVGGGFTGLNTAIELAERGHSVILLEARQIAWGATGRNGGQLIRGLGHDLGRFHKYIGSEGCQTLERLGLEAVDIVRQRVQRHAIDCDLRWGHCELANTPRHYAGLIREREALEQQGYPHEVSLVEPHEMARVVGSERYVGGLIDNGSGHLHPLNLALGEAAVAQGLGVRLCEDSAVTRIEYGSRIRVHTARGQVQAKSLVLAGNAHLGNLEPALSGKVLPAGSYIIATEPLDPVLAETLIPANRALCDQRVGLDYYRLSADRRLLFGGACRYSGRDPSDIARYMRPKMLKVFPQLADKRIEFQWSGMIGIGANRLPQIGRLETQPNVYYAQAYAGHGLNTTHLAARLLAEAISRERSHGFDLFARVPHMTFPGGQRLRSPLLALGMLWYRLKDVVGG, from the coding sequence ATGTCTTCCACGCTTATTGCACCTCCAACCTATTATTTCGCCACCCGCAATCGCAGTCTCGACTGTCCGCCGCTCGAAGGCTCGGCCCAGGCCGATGTCTGCATTGTGGGCGGCGGTTTCACCGGCCTGAACACCGCCATCGAACTGGCCGAGCGGGGCCACTCGGTAATCCTGCTGGAGGCACGCCAGATCGCCTGGGGCGCCACCGGCCGCAATGGCGGGCAACTGATTCGCGGGCTCGGGCACGATCTCGGCCGATTCCACAAGTACATCGGCAGCGAGGGCTGCCAGACCCTTGAGCGGCTGGGGCTCGAGGCCGTCGATATCGTCCGCCAGCGTGTGCAGCGGCATGCCATCGACTGCGATCTGCGCTGGGGGCACTGCGAGCTGGCCAACACGCCTCGGCACTATGCGGGGCTGATCCGCGAGCGGGAGGCGCTCGAGCAGCAGGGCTATCCGCATGAGGTCAGCCTGGTCGAGCCGCACGAAATGGCCCGGGTGGTCGGCTCCGAGCGCTATGTCGGCGGCCTGATCGACAACGGCTCGGGCCACTTGCACCCGCTCAATCTGGCTCTGGGGGAGGCCGCCGTCGCTCAGGGGCTGGGCGTACGGCTCTGCGAGGACAGTGCGGTGACGCGCATCGAGTACGGCAGCCGCATCCGTGTGCATACCGCCAGAGGCCAGGTCCAGGCCAAGAGCCTGGTGCTCGCCGGCAATGCCCACCTAGGCAATCTCGAACCGGCGCTGAGCGGCAAGGTGTTACCCGCCGGCAGCTATATCATTGCCACGGAACCCTTGGACCCGGTCCTGGCCGAGACCCTGATCCCCGCTAACCGGGCGCTATGCGACCAGCGCGTCGGGCTGGATTACTATCGTCTGTCGGCAGACCGGCGCCTGTTGTTCGGCGGCGCATGCCGTTACTCCGGACGCGACCCCAGCGACATCGCTCGCTATATGCGCCCGAAAATGCTCAAGGTGTTTCCGCAGCTGGCCGATAAACGCATCGAGTTTCAGTGGAGCGGAATGATCGGTATCGGCGCTAACCGGCTGCCGCAGATAGGCCGCTTGGAGACGCAGCCGAACGTCTACTATGCCCAAGCCTATGCCGGACATGGGCTCAACACCACGCACCTGGCTGCCCGCCTGCTGGCCGAGGCGATCAGTCGGGAGCGCAGTCATGGGTTCGACCTGTTCGCCCGCGTGCCGCACATGACCTTCCCAGGCGGTCAGCGGCTGCGCTCTCCGCTGCTGGCACTGGGCATGCTCTGGTACCGACTCAAGGACGTGGTGGGGGGCTGA